Proteins found in one Anas platyrhynchos isolate ZD024472 breed Pekin duck chromosome 18, IASCAAS_PekinDuck_T2T, whole genome shotgun sequence genomic segment:
- the ZDHHC12 gene encoding palmitoyltransferase ZDHHC12 has translation MGVTGLGVRAAHTALSGGLALGLLLHPTDLREQVERGELLLPVIFTVLVLCSVLLYFKVSLMDPGFVKSEEEVKADKNEEQNIVIPQVSSSIKMRRCGYCMVKQPMRAKHCQVCQHCVRRYDHHCPWIENCVGEKNHPLFIVYLSIQLVVLLWGVHTAWSGLYFKQSWDWLKHNIFLLMSFILIVIFTIVVLLLLISHLYLISCNTTTWEFMSYHRISYLRHSELENPFDQGVVLNLWRFFCSCHLTAWEKIYFHRNYEPV, from the exons ATGGGGGTGACCGGGCTGGGGGTGAGGGCGGCACACACGGCCCTGAGCGGGGGCTTGGCGCTGGGGCTCCTCCTGCACCCCACAG ATCTACGAGAGCAAGTGGAGcgtggagagctgctgctgccagtgaTCTTCAccgtgctggtgctgtgctctgtcCTGCTGTACTTTAAGGTGTCTCTCATGGATCCAGGCTTTGTTAAGTCTGAAGAGGAAGTGAAG gcAGACAAGAACGAAGAACAAAACATAGTGATACCCCAGGTTTCAAGCAGTATTAAGATGCGGCGTTGTGGCTACTGCATGGTGAAG CAACCAATGCGAGCCAAACACTGCCAGGTGTGCCAACACTGTGTACGGCGTTATGACCATCACTGCCCCTGGATTGAGAACTGTGTGGGAGAGAAGAATCACCCCCTCTTCATAGTTTACTTGAGCATACAGCTTGTAGTTCTGCTGTGGGGAGTTCACACTGCTTG GTCAGGCCTCTACTTTAAACAGTCCTGGGACTGGCTGAAGCACAACATTTTCCTCCTCATGTCCTTCATCCTGATAGTCATATTCACCATAgttgtcctgctgctgcttattTCACACCTCTACCTGATCTCATGCAACACCACCACCTGGGAATTCATGTCATATCATCGTATCTCCTACCTGCGACACTCTGAGTTGGAGAATCCATTTGACCAAGGGGTAGTCCTCAATCTCTGGAGATTCTTCTGTTCGTGCCATCTCACTGCATGGGAGAAAATCTATTTTCACAGGAACTATGAGCCCGTCTAG